In Halorubellus sp. JP-L1, one DNA window encodes the following:
- a CDS encoding metalloprotease, translating to MRTSSTELRDLGAAWVALSVAFVIFIFGGGVFLESPSVVATFLGMCALTAGVGFLLHELAHKVVAQRFGQAAEFRADYKMLGAAILSAMLGFLFAAPGAVYHRGRITPKENGLIALAGPVTNLVLTGAFFALFLVVGTGGVAGTVASLGVWINAFLAGFNMIPFGPLDGKTVKDWNLGVFAVAFAVMGGLAALVMFTNVVPIVI from the coding sequence ATGAGGACGTCCTCGACGGAACTGCGGGACCTCGGCGCGGCGTGGGTCGCGCTCTCGGTCGCGTTCGTCATCTTCATCTTCGGCGGCGGGGTGTTCCTCGAGTCCCCGTCCGTCGTCGCGACGTTCCTCGGGATGTGCGCGCTGACCGCGGGCGTCGGGTTCCTCCTGCACGAGCTCGCGCACAAGGTCGTCGCGCAGCGTTTCGGGCAGGCGGCAGAGTTCCGCGCGGACTACAAGATGCTCGGCGCGGCGATCCTCTCGGCGATGCTCGGGTTCCTGTTCGCGGCACCGGGCGCGGTCTACCACCGCGGCCGGATCACGCCGAAGGAGAACGGTCTCATCGCTCTCGCGGGCCCCGTGACGAATCTCGTCCTCACTGGCGCGTTCTTCGCGCTGTTCCTCGTCGTCGGCACCGGCGGCGTCGCCGGGACGGTCGCGAGCCTCGGCGTCTGGATCAACGCCTTCCTCGCCGGGTTCAACATGATTCCCTTCGGGCCGCTCGACGGGAAGACGGTGAAGGACTGGAACCTCGGCGTGTTCGCGGTCGCGTTCGCCGTGATGGGCGGACTCGCCGCGCTCGTCATGTTCACGAACGTCGTCCCGATCGTGATCTGA